DNA from Deltaproteobacteria bacterium:
CGAGTCGCTGCTGGTCGCCGTCGCCGAGGGCCGCTTGCCTCGCCGCGCGCTGGAGGCCGTCGCTGCGCCGATGGCGCCGGCATGGGACGTGGCAGTGCCGACGTACGGCGAGCGGCCGGATCTGCTCGACGCCGCGATCGCCGCCGCGCGCCGGTCCGGCGCCGCGGCCGCCGCGCGGGATGCCGAGCGCCGCGTGCGCGCGCGCTTGCCGCCGGGCGCGCGCGCGGCGTTCGACGCGGCGCTGGCGGAGGCGCGCGCCGCCGCCGACGTGGCGGAGCTCGACGACCGACTGTTTGCGCGCGCGCAGTGGCAGGTGCGCCGCGCGCTGCTCGCGCTCGGCCGCGGCGACGACGCGTTCTTCGTGCCGCTGGACGCCGCCGCCCGCGGGGAGGTCGACCCGGCCGCCGCCGCCGCCGCGCGGGCGCAGATGCGTCGCCAGCGCGGGCTCGCCATGCCGCTGGCCGTGCGCGGCGGGCGCCCGCTCGCGTCGCCGCCCGCCGTCGCCGGCTGGGCGTGGCGCGGCCGCGGCTGCGGCGGCCGGGCGCGCGGCGTCGCGGTGGTCGTCTCCGACCTCGGTGCGATCCCACAGCTGCCCGCCGGCGCGATCGTCGTGGCCGACACGATCACGCCCGCGATGGCCGTGCTCCTATGCCGCGCCCGCGCGGTGGTCGCGGCCCATGGCGGCCTGCTCGATCACGGCGCCGCGATCGCGCGCGAACTCGGCGTGCCGTGCGTGGTCGGCTGCGCCGGCGCGCGCCGAGCGCTGCGCACCGGGGACCGGGTGTTCGTCGACGGCGCCGCCGGCTGGGTCGTCAAGCTCCGCGGATGACGGCGCCGGCAGCTCGGCCGGCGAACCCCGCGCGCGGCGGCCCCGGCGGCCCGGCCGTCACGTTGCGCCGGCGATGGCGCGCTCGGTATCCGCCCCGCGCGGCCCGCTCCGGCCGGAGATCACCACCGCGGCCCGCGCGGCTCGTCCGCAACCGCACCGTCCGCGGCGGTGGGCTCGGCCGACGGCGCGCCATCGCGCGTCGCCCCGGCCCGCTCGGCCTGCTCGGCCTGGAACCGCGCGTTGATGCGCTCGCGCAGGTCCTTGCCGACCTTGAAAAACGGCAGCCGCTTCGGCGCGACGTGAACCGGCTCGCCCGTCCGCGGATTGCGGCCCTCGTACGCCTTGTAATGACGCACGGTGAAGCTGCCAAAACCGCGGATTTCTATCCCTTCCCCGCGCTGCAGCGCACCGACCATCGCGTCGAACATCGTGTTGACGAGCTGCTCGACCTTGGCGCTCGGCATCTTGAGCTTGTCGGCGATGCGGTCGATCAGCTCGGACTTGGTGACGGTGCTGCTCATCGCGCGGGTTCTCCTAAGTGTGCAAAAGTGCTCACACTCTATCGGAACGCCGACCCGCGCGCAAGTCACCGGCGCGCGCCGGCCGCGGGCAGCGGCACTTGCTCGGGGCGCTCGAAGTGCTTGTAACCAATAGGAAATGTGTAGGTGTCGCAGCGGTGGCGCGCGTAGAAGTCGATCAGATCGCGCCACGTGACGGCCCCCGACCGGATGCCGTTCGTGATCACCGCGGGCAGAATGAGCCGGCATTCGTCGCCGCGCGGCGGTTTGTGCCCCTGTACGACGCGCCGGTCGTAGCCCACCTGTGGCGGAAACAGACGGCTCACGTAGAAGTACGAAAGCGGCGGAATCGCCATCGTCTCCACCGATTTGATCGCCAGCTTGAGGCCGTCGCGGTACAGGCACTCGCTGCGCACCGCGACGCCGCGCGGCTCGAGCGCGAGCGCGTTGTGGGCCAGATGCAGCTTGCGCATGCAGTGTTGCGTGCCGCGCGTCGGCGCAGTGACGACGCGATACGCGACGAAGGCGTCGGTGCGGTTCTCGATGCGCAGTACGAGCGCACGCTCCGGACGGCCCGGCTGCTCGGCGATCGACGCCTCGAGCCGCAACCCGGCCACCTCCACCGCGCGGTGGGCGTCGTCGGCGGGATCGAGCACGTGCCGCTGCGTGTCGCTCCGATACGGAAACACCTGCGCCATGTCGGCGGGGGTCGGCTGCGCGACGCCGTACGTGCGCGCGTCCATCTCGAGGTAGGCTGCCCACGCGGCCGGGTTGCGGTCGACGCTCTCGGAGAATCGCGCCGCCGAAATCGCGGTCGGCTTCGGCTTCGGCGGCCGCGGCGGAACCTCGAAATCGTAGCGGAAGGTGGCCAGCCACAGGCCGGCGAACAGCACCACGCCACCGCCGATCGCGGCGGCGCGCGCGCGCTTGTCGGTCCAAAACGGGTCGGCGGAGCGCGGCGAGGTCATGGCGTCGACCGCTCGGCGCGCTCGCCGGCGCGGGGGTACAGGATGGCTTTGAGGCGGTCCACTGTCAGGCCCAACTCGCGCGCGGCGTCGCGGTATGCGAGCTGTTGCACCTGCCCGCCCGGCGGCGAGGCGATCTCGTCGATCCTGGCGTCCGGCAAGTCGCGCCCCGTGCGCCGATGGTACCACGCGCGCAACGTCGCTCGGCCGGCAGGCGCGCGCACGTCGACGCCGGCCGTCGCGATCCGGCGCTTGATCGCGAGCACGTCGCGCAACCGCGGGACCAGCGCGATCGCGCAGCGAGCGAACGCCAGGTCGGCCGCGAGGTCGACCGGTTCGCCGGCCTCCGCGCGCGCGAGCGCCGCGCGCACGGCCTCCGCGCGGCGGCGAACGCCGTCGACGCCGATCGCGTCGAGTTCACGCAGCGCGCCGGGATGCCGCGACGACAACCTGCGCATCCCGTCGCGCCGTTCCGGAGTGCGCCCCGGTGGATCCATCGCGTGCCGTTCGAGCCACGCGTAGCGCTCGGCCAGCTCGCGCAACGCGCCGGCCAGGGCGTGCGCGTCCGCCGAGGCCGCGCCGCGGCGCCGCGACGCGGAAGGCGCGGTCCGGTCGGTCATACCCTATTGTATGCGCGCGAGGCCCACGCCTGTCAGCAACCGCCAGCAGGCGCGAGGCCGCCGCGCCGCGCGGTCGTGGTCCGCTCGATGGTCGGAGGTCGGGGTGTTTCTTACATTGACGAACGGCGCGTCGAGCCCACAGACTAGAACAGCGATCGGTCGCGCGACCGATCGCTGCCGCAGCTCGGCAGGTCGTGCGGGTGCCCATTTGAACAGAGTTTTCGTCAACACGGTCGGCTGGAGGTCGGAGCGCGCGCGGTCGCGACGCGCACGCGCGCTCGTCGCGGCGATCGCCGCGTGGCTCGCGCTGGCGGCGTTTCCGGCGCTCGCGGCCGCCGACGAGATCGCCGACCTGTCGGCGCGCCTCGCATCGTCGCGCCGCGAGAAGGTGCGCATCAGCGCCGCGGTGTCCCTCGGCCGGCTCAAGGACCGGCGCGCGGTCCGCCCGCTGGTGCGCGCGCTGCGCCGCGACCGGAGCCCGCTGGTGCGCGCGGTGGCCGCCGCCGCGCTCGGCTACATCGGCGACCCGCGCGCCGTGCCCGCGCTGCGCAAGGCCGCGGCCGATCCCGAGGATTCCGTGCGCAAGCGCGCGCGCGAAGCGCTGGCCCGCATCGACCGCGCGCAGAGCGGACGGCAGGTCGCCAGCGGCGCGCTCAGCGAGCGCGAACGGCGCGCGCGGGCGCAGTCGATCCGGGTCGCCCCGCGCGAGCGCCCGTCCCTCGCCCCGGCACCGACGCTGTACGTGCAACTAAAGAGCGTCACCGACAAGTCGCGCCGCCGCGCGTCGAAGCGCCACCGCGTGTGGACCGCGAACACGATGCGCAGCCTGCTCCACGACGAGTTGCAGCGGTCTCCGGAGGTGACGCTCGACGAGCGCAGCGCGGTCGAATCCGGCGCGCGCCACTTCGCGGTCGACGTCACCATCACGAACTTCAACCGGCGAGTGCGCGGCCCGTGGGTCGAGATCGTGTGCGAGGTGCGCCTCGCGGTGTCCAACCGGCGCGGCCGGCTGCTGTCGTTTCTCACCGGCGGCGCGACCGTGCAGGTTCCGAAAAAGACGTTCAAGACCGCGTACGAGCCGCAACTGCGCAAAGAGGCGCTCGAAAACGCTGCCAAATCGATGCGCCAGGATCTGATGGCGTACCTGCAGCGCGAGCTGCGCAACTAGCAGTCCGTGTCGACGCGGGCCGACGCCGCCGGCACCGCGACGGGTTCGCGACAGCGGACGCGGGCGGGCGCCCCCCGGTGCGCGCGGCACTCCGTTATTCCGCGCACGCGCCGAGCGCGTCGAGCGCCGCCAGCGCCGCGCGGACGTCGCGGCCGAACTGCGGCTCCGGCGGGGTGAACCAGCGGTACGGAGACAACCAGGTCGCGGGCGCGCGCAACCGCGGCCCGGCGCCGATTTCGATCAGGAACGCGAGCGTGCCGTAGCGCGCGTACAGGTGGTCGATTTCCGCGCCGCACGCCTTGAACAGCCGCGACCGCCGGCCGAGCTGCATGCACTTGTAGCCGCGCCCCGGCTGCGCCGCGGCCATGCGGCGCGCGATCCGCTCGAACGCATCGGCGTCGGGCGGCGGGTCGGACGTACTCGCGAACGGCCAGTAGATGACCTCGCCGAACGCGTGCAGCGACGCGGCCACCCGCGGGCGCAGCCGCGCGGCGAGGCGGTCGATCGCGCGCGTCTCCGGCTCCGACAGCGGCGCCGGCCCGGGCGCGAACACCGGGCGCACGACCCGGTTGAGCACGTAGCGATCGTCCCAGCCGACCGCGAAGTTGCGGTTGAGGTCGACGCCGCGGGCGTTGCGGCGCAAAAACCGGCGGCCGCCGCGCGCGACCATGCGCTCGCACGCCACGAACCCATCCGGGTTCGCGATCGGGACGACCGTGACCGACCGCCGCGGCCAGACGCCCTCGCCCGCCGCCGCGCGCTCGATCAACGCGACCGCCGTCGCCGGCCCGACGTGCTCCATCGCGTGCAATCCGGCGAGGACCAGCACGTCGGGCCGGCCCGGCCCGACGGTGATCGCCCACAGCGGCTCGCCGCCAGAACTGTTGCCGATGCAATCGACGTGTGCCGCACCTGTGCCGGCGACGTCCGCCACGCGCCGCCACAGGCCGCGGTAGGTCACCGGCGCGCGGCGCGCGGCGCCGTCCGGTTCGCGCAGCGACCCGACCCAGTGAAAGAACGCCGGCACGCGCACACTCTAATGAGGACTGCGGCGGTCCGCCACCGAGGATCGCGCTCGACATCGCGGCGCCGGCGAGACGCGCCGGCGCGATCCGGCTGCCGGACGCGCGACGACACACCGTCCCCGCGGCCCCGTGCGGCGCGGGCGGCGCCGGCACCTGCTTCGCGATCGTGCCGGCGCCCGACGAGTGCGGCCACACCGACACCGGCCGGGCCGTCGACGTCCGCCGGGGCGCCCCGGCCCCGGCGAACGCCCACGTCGTCGTCGGCTGCCGGCAACCGTAGTCCGAAGCGATCGCGGCCGGGAGCGCGGACGGCTCCCCCGAACGGATCGGCGCGCGTTCGCGACGACGCGGCCCGAGCCGCCCGGGGCGCCCGGCGGCCGCCCGCGGCCGCCGCGCCCGCCGCACGCCGCGTTCGCCCACCCCGTCGGGCACGCCGCGTCCGCCCGCC
Protein-coding regions in this window:
- a CDS encoding HEAT repeat domain-containing protein is translated as MRARPTPVSNRQQARGRRAARSWSARWSEVGVFLTLTNGASSPQTRTAIGRATDRCRSSAGRAGAHLNRVFVNTVGWRSERARSRRARALVAAIAAWLALAAFPALAAADEIADLSARLASSRREKVRISAAVSLGRLKDRRAVRPLVRALRRDRSPLVRAVAAAALGYIGDPRAVPALRKAAADPEDSVRKRAREALARIDRAQSGRQVASGALSERERRARAQSIRVAPRERPSLAPAPTLYVQLKSVTDKSRRRASKRHRVWTANTMRSLLHDELQRSPEVTLDERSAVESGARHFAVDVTITNFNRRVRGPWVEIVCEVRLAVSNRRGRLLSFLTGGATVQVPKKTFKTAYEPQLRKEALENAAKSMRQDLMAYLQRELRN
- a CDS encoding integration host factor subunit beta; amino-acid sequence: MSSTVTKSELIDRIADKLKMPSAKVEQLVNTMFDAMVGALQRGEGIEIRGFGSFTVRHYKAYEGRNPRTGEPVHVAPKRLPFFKVGKDLRERINARFQAEQAERAGATRDGAPSAEPTAADGAVADEPRGPRW